CGGAATGAAACTCCCACAGTGGCGCACCGCCCTGCTTGGCTTGCTGGGGGCCAGCAGTCTCGTGGCCTGTGGCCAGAACACCCCCAGCCCTGCTCCTTCTCCAGCACCTGGTGCGGAGGTGGCGGTCGAAGATGACCTGAACAGTCAAGCGACCACCACCAGTGGCCTGACCGGCGTGTACTACAACAACGCTGATTTCACAGGGACCACCGTGACCCGGGTGGACACGACCATCAGCAAGTCCTGGGGGACAGGCCGCCCTGTCACAGGGATTGACCCCACGACGTACAGCGTCCGCTGGCAAGGTCAGGTTACACCGGCCTACAGCGAGACCTATTCGTTCTTCTTAACCTCCAGTGGGAGCGCCCGCCTCTCCATCAATGGCCAGCCTCTTGTGAACGATTGGGCCAACCATGCGTCCAAAACCAGCGCAGCGACTATTACCTTGCTGGCGGGCGTAAAGTACGACATTCGCCTCGAGATGGCCCGAAGCAGCACCACCCCCGGAGCTGTGAGATTGGAGTGGCAAAGTTCCAGACAGCAGCGCGAAGTCGTACCTCAAGGCAGGCTTTTTCCAACAGGTTCGCAGACGCAGGCAGCGATCAATGCCCTTCAGGCAGAGCCAAAGTTTAAGGAGCTGGGGCTCACGCTGGATCCGCTGCAGACGAGGACAACAGTTGGGGCACAGGGCCTCACCCGCATCGTTTCTATTCTTCCTCAGCAGGGCTTCGTTTATGCCTCGCTGCGCAATGGAACGATCGGTGGCATTCTCTACTTCAGTCGGGCAGGCGACACAAATACACTTCTGAGTGTGCTTGATGGCCAGAAATTGGTACTAGGAGCGCTGAACCAATATTACGCGGCCGACGGCACGCAGACAGAAGCACAGAGGCTTCTCTTTCAGCGGCGCCTTGCGGCCTTTCTGAGCAATGGCTTTTATAAGGAAGAGAGCGTCAGTGCGCAGCAACTGGCACCCATGGGAATTGGTGCCAAACTAATCTGCGAGGAGGAAGCGCTTAGTAGTATTAATGTTCAGTTGCAGCCCCCGCCAGATTGTGCGGGGCAGGTGTGTGAACTTGCAGCCAAGGACTATAGAGATTCGGTTTGCGATGAAATTGGCATTGTTGAAGACACGGTCTGGACCGTCGTCTTTCTGCCGGCAGGGGCATTTAGCTGGTCGGTCACCATCTTGAACGGCGTTCCTACTGAATTTCATACGAGTGCGTGGGCGAAATATAGAGAGTGCCTGGTCAAACACGGCAACCCTGTTGAGCAAGGTTCATCTGGCGAACGAGAAGGCTGCGTTGTTGGGATTAAAGTGACAGCCAAAGACCCACAGCGCCGAGTCCAAGTGAATACCAGCGGCATGGTGGAAGTCACCGTAGCGAACGTCTCCTCTGATCCTCAATGGCCCGCTAACGCAACACTGGATGCAACTGTCAATTTCACGAGTGTGTCAGCCAATGTCAGTACGATTTTCAATCGGACTAATTTCAAAATCCTCCCCAACGGTACGAATGGCTTCTCTGTAGGGTATATGTGTCCCGCTGTTCCCACGACGCTGTATGCCGAGATCGGCTTTCTCCATAACGCAAATCGGCCTATTAGTGACCGTGCCTCCATCAAGATTGAATGCACGGGTGCTGAGCCCAAACTCCAAGCCACTGACCCGCCCCCAATCTCTGCCCCCGTCGGCCAGACCGCCACAGGCAGCTTCGAGATCAGCAACGTGGGTGACCCCGGCACTGTGCTGAATTACACCCTCACGCCGAGCGGCGGCTTGAGTGTCAGCTCTACCAATGGTGCTCTAGAGCAGGGTCGAACTTCATCCATCACTGTGAGTGCGCCTTGTACAACAGTAGGCAAAGCCAACGCATCGCTGCTTATTCAGAGTAATGATCCAGATAAGCCACAACATACTATCCCTGTAGCTATCGAATGCCTTAGTGAGAACTGGATAGGCCACATTACTTTCTCTTTCAATACCGGCTATTCACGCGCAGCAGACAACTATGAAGAAGGTCTCTGTGAAGCCAACGCATACGCGTGGTACCGAAACGATGGCAACCCTTACTCTCAGCTGGGAATGCAAAATCTGACCTTCCGTGGAATGGAGAAGATCATTTGGTCCGACCAATGGTGGTCAGTAAATTGCGATCAATACGGTCACCAAGCTTTGAATAGTAAAGATGGGCTCTATACAGCCAAACTTAACGAGCTCATTGCCAGCTGGAAGGAGAACAACGACCCTAGTATTGATGACTCCAAGGTAATTTTTCGATCAACACCATATACCATCCAAGAGCCACGTTTTCCCGGAAATGGCACGTCAAGCGGTGCGCTGGGTTGGAATATTTACGCTTCATATTGATCATGAGCACTTGTACTAATTGACCAAGGGAAGTAGCAGAGTGGCCCGTGTAGATGGGCCACTCTGCTAAACATGACTGGGCACAGGTAGGGCAGGTGTGCAACAGCCTCATGTGGCTCCAGATGGCTGGAAGAGCAGCGCTCGGCTAGTGGTGCTGCTGGCCTCTCTGCTGGGTGCACAGGGCCCTAGTCGAAGGCTGGGCGGCGCTGTGGCGTTACCCGAATGGCAGTCCTGAGAGTCGCCACCAGTTGGAAACGTGGGTCAAGGATATACGCTTCCAGACCGCCCCCGCGCTGAGCGGCCTCGTGAATCGTCTGGCCGGCAAGTTCGAGCATCTGGCGCCACTTCCGAGCCAGCCTGGCAGGGAACGAATAAGCCGCTGATGCCTGTTGGACGCTGTGCTAGAGGGCGTTCTATCACGACGGCCGCCCTGTGCCCTCACGGCAGTGCAACGCGAACGGCGTAGTCTCGGTAAGAAACTATCTATAACATTTGAATGTCGCACTTTGCGGTTCAGCTTTGTACGCTGAGCCATGCCAACACCAGGCGGTCCGGCGTGAACGCTTCAGATCTCACCCCCCTTCTCCACTCTTCTGAAAGCGTGGACTTGGAATACAAGCGCACCTTCCCTCGCGACTACTTTGATAAAAATTCAGAGCGTTACGACGATGCCCGCGCAGAGGTCATCAAAGATGTGGCCGCACTTGCGAATGCGCAAAGTCCACGCCCTGGACATTTGATCTACGGCATTGCAGATGACAATGGGCGCCGCAGAGTTCATCCAGAGCGCCGCACTCATGCCGTGGATGACGCGACACTCCGAGACTTTTTTAGGCGGTTCATTGAGCCGATGCCCCATTTCGCCTATGGCGAGTTTGAGTATGGGGGACAGCTGGTCGGTCTCCTTCGAGTGGAACGGGTCATGCCCTACCCACACGTCATCCGGGCGCGGGTGGACAGAAGCACGACTATCGCCCCTGGACAGGTCTGGATTCGCAAAGGTACGCAGAACACGGTGGCCCTTTCCGATGATCTCCAAGCCATCTACAAGGGGCATGAGCCCTACAGGATTGAATCGGAAAGTGAAGAGAACAAAGCGCTGGCAGCGCAAGCCCGCGAGCGTGGCTATGAGACCATTTGGGTCTCTGCGTCCCTTGTGGAAGTGAAAGAGAGGGAAGGCGCGCAGCTCATCTATCAGCCGGGCACTCGTCGTCGGGTGGCGCGTGCCAGCCACTTCCCAGAATCTGAGCCCTCCTACATGATGCAGCGGCCTTCTAGATACCGCTGACACCCAAAATCTCGAACCGCCCCACCAGCACCCCTCCAGGCAGCGCGTCCCGCCGCGAAGCGCGTGGGGGGTGTTCTTCGCGCACGTCGCTGAGCAGCCCGCGCACCACCACCACGCCCACCCGCACATTCCGCCTGGGTTCGCCCTCGCTCGTGCTGGCATAGAGGCGGTAGGCCCGGCCGGTACGGCGGCGCACGGTGAAGCGCTGGCCACGCCTAGCCTCCAGGTACAGGACAGGCTGCACCTGGCCCGGCACGTCGGTCATCAGACCCCGGATCTCCGCCACTTTCAAGCCTAAGGCCTGGAGCTGGGCTGCCTTCTCGGCGTGAGCCGCTACCAGTTGCGCCTGCAGTTCAGGCCACTGCTCGGCGGCCACCGCGTTACCCCGTGGGAAAGTGTACTCACGAACCCGATGACTTTCGTAAGCCTGGTTCACGTGCACGGCCGCATGCGCCCAGACCTCATCGTGAAAGCCGGGCAGTCGTCGGCGCGGGTCTCGCAGGTGGCCAATCTCGCGGTAGGTCGCCTCAATGTGGCACACCTGCTCGCGCAGTCGGCCGAACAGCAAGCCGTCTTCGACGACCGCGACAAAACGCTCTGGGTGCCACAGGCCCGGCTCGGGCGTGATGGAGTCCTCCGCTCGCCACACCGCATGACGCCGCAGCTGGACTTGGATGACGGCCAGTTGCGGCGTTGGGTCAGAATGAGCGTAGGGCTCTGGCACAAAGGAAGTTGTATAATATATTCGATTTACAAATCAATAGAATGAGTCTATCTATCTTATAGATGATTTAGAATGGAAGATCCTCTTCGTCTGGGGGGAAGTCGTCAATACCTTGATCTATATCTAATTCCATTGGGAATGGCTTCCCGTTCCCAAGTAGATGCATTACATGCTCCTCAGTATATAGAGATTCATCACTGCTCACGTCAATCCATTTAAAATCGATAAGATGTTCTCTCTCTATCCTTGGGTAGGCCAAGCAGCTAATTATTTTTAGCTTAGAGCCATCGATTATTCTTTGTATGGCCCTATCATGATACAAAGCGCTTATCCAATGCTCTAATGCTACGCCTATAGACGCCCTTCCTTCTACGCTAAGATTGACATTTTCTTGTATTATGCAATCTTCCCCCTGCTCTTCTACAGTTATCTCACGATTTCCAAATTCATATCTTTCAAATACGGATTTGTGGACCGCATATACAATCGACACTTCGACCGATGCGTAAAATTCTATAGATAATTCATTTGCAGACACAAGAGTGATGAATTTAGGAGATATGTGAGTAACCAAAACATCAAGCAAGCTAGTGAATTGCGGATTTGATCCCATAATAGCAGGTAAGTTAATTTCTGCTATTTTAGGAAAATCATCCCATAGCTTGTGTAGTATTTTCGCGGAGACTGTTCTCGGGTTTTTAACTATAGCATCTGAGAATACTTTAAGTATGTCTCTTTCATAATCTGCTATATTGTCTTCTATATATTCTTTAAACTTTGATGACGAAACTAGTTCCTCCGATCTAGCGTAGCATGTGCATCCCAATAGAGAAACGTAGTTGGCCAAGTTGGTGTCGTTGCTCAGAAAAATTACGGAGTCGAATTCATCTACAAGCTGCTTAATGCTATAATAAATCATTGCATCAGGCAAATGCTCACGCTCTCGTCGCTTCTTGAATGGAGGCAGCCCTGTAAAATAGGCCTGCATAGCCTGTTTGTAGATCTCCTCGTCAATTGGGTAAACAACGATCTTATTTACGTATATCCACTGAATAAATCTTTCGTTGACAGAGGTTTTTAATGTAATCTTTTCTCTATCTACACTCTCAATTAACTCATTAACCTTTTTAAATCCAGTATCTGAAAGTCCCGCTTTCTTCAGAGAATTTAATGCCTCGACCACTCTATCAATAGCGCCATCGGTGATGTCTTGATTATTAGACATAACTTCGTCTTTAACAATTTCTGATACGTAAACTTTTAGGATACCTATTCTAGAATAATAACTAATTGCCTGCATACCAGGAGTATTTGTACGAGGATCACCCCGTATTATGTTAGAGTCGATAAAAATGATCATTGTCTTAGCATGTCTTTTAGATCAAGTATTCAGAAATAGTTGTGAATGTGATTCTTTTTTACGATGGGCGGAAGGATCATAGATCTAAAATACGGCATCAGACTTGAGGATAGTCAAACTACGTGCCATTACTCGAATATATCTGGCAAGCTCGCCGCCGCCGCCCTCAGCCGGTTGCGGTTGACTCGCGTATAGATCTGCGTGGTTGCAATGCTGGCATGCCCCAGCACTTCCTGAACCTCTTCAATCGGCCGCCCGGCTTCGACCAGGGCGGTCGCGTGGCTGTGGCGCAGCTTATGAGGCGTGCTCTGCTCCGGCCGCAGCCCGGCGCGCGCCCCGGCGCGGTGCATCGCCTGCTCAATGGTGCGCACTGGAAAAGGCCGCCCCGCCCCCGCGCC
This DNA window, taken from Deinococcus aquaedulcis, encodes the following:
- a CDS encoding PA14 domain-containing protein, whose product is MFGMKLPQWRTALLGLLGASSLVACGQNTPSPAPSPAPGAEVAVEDDLNSQATTTSGLTGVYYNNADFTGTTVTRVDTTISKSWGTGRPVTGIDPTTYSVRWQGQVTPAYSETYSFFLTSSGSARLSINGQPLVNDWANHASKTSAATITLLAGVKYDIRLEMARSSTTPGAVRLEWQSSRQQREVVPQGRLFPTGSQTQAAINALQAEPKFKELGLTLDPLQTRTTVGAQGLTRIVSILPQQGFVYASLRNGTIGGILYFSRAGDTNTLLSVLDGQKLVLGALNQYYAADGTQTEAQRLLFQRRLAAFLSNGFYKEESVSAQQLAPMGIGAKLICEEEALSSINVQLQPPPDCAGQVCELAAKDYRDSVCDEIGIVEDTVWTVVFLPAGAFSWSVTILNGVPTEFHTSAWAKYRECLVKHGNPVEQGSSGEREGCVVGIKVTAKDPQRRVQVNTSGMVEVTVANVSSDPQWPANATLDATVNFTSVSANVSTIFNRTNFKILPNGTNGFSVGYMCPAVPTTLYAEIGFLHNANRPISDRASIKIECTGAEPKLQATDPPPISAPVGQTATGSFEISNVGDPGTVLNYTLTPSGGLSVSSTNGALEQGRTSSITVSAPCTTVGKANASLLIQSNDPDKPQHTIPVAIECLSENWIGHITFSFNTGYSRAADNYEEGLCEANAYAWYRNDGNPYSQLGMQNLTFRGMEKIIWSDQWWSVNCDQYGHQALNSKDGLYTAKLNELIASWKENNDPSIDDSKVIFRSTPYTIQEPRFPGNGTSSGALGWNIYASY
- a CDS encoding PIN domain-containing protein, yielding MIIFIDSNIIRGDPRTNTPGMQAISYYSRIGILKVYVSEIVKDEVMSNNQDITDGAIDRVVEALNSLKKAGLSDTGFKKVNELIESVDREKITLKTSVNERFIQWIYVNKIVVYPIDEEIYKQAMQAYFTGLPPFKKRREREHLPDAMIYYSIKQLVDEFDSVIFLSNDTNLANYVSLLGCTCYARSEELVSSSKFKEYIEDNIADYERDILKVFSDAIVKNPRTVSAKILHKLWDDFPKIAEINLPAIMGSNPQFTSLLDVLVTHISPKFITLVSANELSIEFYASVEVSIVYAVHKSVFERYEFGNREITVEEQGEDCIIQENVNLSVEGRASIGVALEHWISALYHDRAIQRIIDGSKLKIISCLAYPRIEREHLIDFKWIDVSSDESLYTEEHVMHLLGNGKPFPMELDIDQGIDDFPPDEEDLPF
- a CDS encoding AlbA family DNA-binding domain-containing protein; this translates as MSHFAVQLCTLSHANTRRSGVNASDLTPLLHSSESVDLEYKRTFPRDYFDKNSERYDDARAEVIKDVAALANAQSPRPGHLIYGIADDNGRRRVHPERRTHAVDDATLRDFFRRFIEPMPHFAYGEFEYGGQLVGLLRVERVMPYPHVIRARVDRSTTIAPGQVWIRKGTQNTVALSDDLQAIYKGHEPYRIESESEENKALAAQARERGYETIWVSASLVEVKEREGAQLIYQPGTRRRVARASHFPESEPSYMMQRPSRYR